ATACTCACTTACAATGAATCGGCCAACCTAGAGGATTGCCTCCGATCCGTGTGTTTTTCCGATGATGTAGTAGTTCTCGATTCAGGTAGCTGTGATACAACGGTAGGGATAGCCACAGCTGCCGGGGTTACGGTGTTGACACGGCCGTTTGATAACTACGCAGCACAACGTAATTTTGGATTAGCCTATGATTTTAAATATGACTGGATCCTAATGTTGGATGCTGATGAAAGAATTCCGAAAGATTTTCTTTCTGAACTTCGCAAAGTTACTGAAAATAAACATAACCCAATAACACTCTATCGAATGCGACGAAAAGACATGTTTATGGGTAGATGGTTGAAGCATTCAAGCGGGTATCCGACTTGGTTCGGGCGACTTTTTCGTAAAGGTGAAGTGTGGGTTGAGAGAGAAATTAACGAGGAGTATTATACCGAGGGTGAAGTTGGTTTGTTGGAGGGCCATTTAATTCATTATCCATTCAACAAGGGGGTGACATATTGGTTTGAGCGACACAATCGCTATTCAACTATGGAGGGGATTAAGCTATCCTTGGAAAAAAACGACGCGATTAATTGGGGGCATTTTTTAAATTCTGATCCCATGTTGCGCCGTAAGGTATTTAAAGGGGTCGCTTATCGTATGCCCTTTCGTCCTTTGTTGACGTTCTGCTTCCTATATTTTTTAAAACTTGGTTTTTTGGATGGCAAAGCTGGAT
The sequence above is drawn from the Akkermansiaceae bacterium genome and encodes:
- a CDS encoding glycosyltransferase family 2 protein: MNISVLILTYNESANLEDCLRSVCFSDDVVVLDSGSCDTTVGIATAAGVTVLTRPFDNYAAQRNFGLAYDFKYDWILMLDADERIPKDFLSELRKVTENKHNPITLYRMRRKDMFMGRWLKHSSGYPTWFGRLFRKGEVWVEREINEEYYTEGEVGLLEGHLIHYPFNKGVTYWFERHNRYSTMEGIKLSLEKNDAINWGHFLNSDPMLRRKVFKGVAYRMPFRPLLTFCFLYFLKLGFLDGKAGFHFSCMRAIYEYMINLKMKEILRDE